The following are from one region of the Salvia splendens isolate huo1 chromosome 2, SspV2, whole genome shotgun sequence genome:
- the LOC121763874 gene encoding beta-amyrin 28-monooxygenase-like, with the protein MDVAVLSIAAFVIIVLEVLRRRSRNRALNLPPGSYGWPILGETLEFFRAGVDGEPEKFVMKRVEKYNSQVFKSHIMGEKVVFMCGAAGNKFLFSNENKTVTVWWPSSVRELLGQCVSTTAGEEGCLMRKMVSYFVSPDAFTKLYINKINMVSQHHIKTHWQGKDEVKVFPTIKQYTFELACRLFMGLEDEEHIRKLATLFNVFLKGIISIPINFPGTRFWKGKIATRAIKEELLKIVRARKVSSEQKVDLLSHLLMTPDENGKYMSESVIVNNILMLLFAGHDTSSVAITIAMKWLAERPDIYDKVFKEHEDIGESVQWEGLQKLKYTWSVVCEAMRLAPPVIGAFREALTDISYGGYHIPKGSKLYWSANSTHMDPSYFTSNTKFDPSRFEEAPGPAPYTYVAFGGGPRMCLGKEFARLEILVFLHNVVKRYRWNLINPHEKVVCDPMPTPLYGLPVHLQPHA; encoded by the exons ATGGATGTTGCAGTTTTGAGCATTGCAGCTTTTGTGATAATAGTTTTGGAAGTTTTGAGAAGGAGGTCACGGAATAGGGCGCTGAATCTGCCTCCGGGGAGCTACGGGTGGCCGATTCTGGGTGAAACGTTGGAGTTCTTCCGCGCTGGAGTGGATGGAGAGCCGGAGAAGTTTGTGATGAAGAGAGTGGAGAAATACAATTCTCAAGTTTTCAAGAGTCATATAATGGGGGAGAAGGTGGTGTTCATGTGTGGAGCTGCAGGTAACAAATTCTTGTTCAGCAATGAAAACAAGACGGTTACAGTGTGGTGGCCGAGCTCCGTCAGGGAGCTGCTGGGGCAGTGCGTCTCCACCACCGCAGGAGAAGAAGGCTGCCTCATGAGGAAGATGGTCTCGTATTTCGTCAGCCCCGACGCTTTCACTAAGCTTTACATCAACAAAATCAATATGGTCTCCCAACACCATATCAAGACTCATTGGCAAG GTAAAGACGAGGTGAAAGTGTTCCCTACGATCAAGCAATACACGTTTGAGCTAGCATGTAGGCTGTTCATGGGACTTGAAGATGAGGAGCATATTCGGAAACTTGCTACTTTGTTTAATGTATTTCTGAAAGGTATAATCTCAATTCCCATTAATTTTCCTGGGACAAGATTCTGGAAAGGAAAGATAGCTACAAGGGCTATCAAGGAGGAACTGCTCAAGATAGTGAGAGCGAGGAAAGTTAGTTCAGAGCAGAAAGTAGACCTTCTGTCTCATCTACTAATGACCCCAGATGAGAACGGCAAGTACATGTCTGAGTCTGTGATTGTCAACAACATCCTCATGCTTCTTTTCGCTGGACACGACACCTCCAGTGTTGCGATAACTATAGCCATGAAGTGGCTAGCTGAACGCCCAGATATTTATGACAAGGTGTTCAAAG AGCATGAGGATATAGGAGAGTCTGTGCAGTGGGAGGGCTTGCAGAAGTTGAAGTACACGTGGAGCGTGGTGTGTGAAGCTATGAGGTTGGCACCACCGGTCATTGGTGCTTTCAGGGAAGCCTTGACAGACATAAGCTACGGCGGCTACCACATCCCCAAGGGCTCCAAG TTGTATTGGAGCGCAAACAGCACACATATGGACCCGAGCTATTTTACTAGCAACACCAAGTTTGATCCATCTAGATTTGAAGAGGCGCCGGGGCCGGCCCCCTACACGTACGTTGCGTTTGGTGGGGGGCCAAGGATGTGCCTCGGGAAAGAGTTTGCTAGGCTGGAGATACTAGTATTTTTGCATAATGTGGTGAAAAGATATAGGTGGAATCTCATCAATCCTCATGAGAAAGTTGTGTGTGATCCAATGCCCACACCGCTCTATGGTCTTCCCGTTCATCTCCAACCACATGCCTAG
- the LOC121787366 gene encoding ruBisCO large subunit-binding protein subunit alpha-like → MASANTISTASILPSSSKQNGLKNRKVNQLLQQGQRIGQKQSRNRFVVKANAKEIAFDQKSRSAMQSGIDKLANAVGLTLGPRGRNVVLDEFGSPKVVNDGVTIARAIELPDAMENAGAALIREVASKTNDSAGDGTTTASVLAREVIKLGLLSVTSGANAVAVKKGIEKTVQGLVDELEKKARPVKGRDDIKAIASISAGNDEIIGTMIADAIDKVGPDGVLSIESSSSFETTVDVEEGMEIDRGYISPQFVTNPEKLTVEFENARVLVTDQKISAIKDIIPLLEKTTQLRAPLLIIAEDVTGEALATLVVNKLRGVVNVAAIKAPGFGERRKAVLQDIAILTGAEYQATDLGLRVEDTDIDQLGIARKITISKDSTTVIADAASKDELLARVAQLKRELSETDSVYDSEKLAERIAKLSGGVAVIKVGAATETELEDRKLRIEDAKNATFAAIEEGIVPGGGAALVHLSNFVPEIKDKLEDADERLGADIIQKALVAPAALIAQNAGVEGEVVVEKVRANEWEFGYNALTDSYENLVESGVIDPAKVTRCALQNAASVAGMVLTTQAIVVEKAKPKAAAAAGQPPAGSYAV, encoded by the exons ATGGCGTCTGCAAACACAATCTCGACCGCCTCCATCCTCCCTTCCTCATCTAAACAG AATGGGTTGAAGAATAGGAAGGTGAACCAGTTATTGCAGCAGGGGCAGAGGATCGGGCAGAAGCAGTCCAGGAATCGCTTTGTGGTGAAGGCCAATGCTAAAGAGATCGCCTTTGATCAGAAATCGCGCTCTGCAATGCAGTCCGGGATCGATAAGCTCGCCAACGCTGTCGGCCTCACTCTTGGCCCCAGGG GAAGGAATGTTGTGTTGGATGAGTTTGGGTCCCCTAAGGTGGTCAATGATGGGGTTACAATTGCACGTGCCATTGAGTTGCCTGATGCTATGGAAAATGCTGGCGCTGCTCTGATTAGGGAG GTTGCTAGCAAGACAAATGATTCAGCCGGTGATGGGACTACTACTGCATCTGTTCTTGCACGCGAAGTTATCAAACTTGGCCTGCTCAGTGTTACATCCGGTGCCAACGCAGTTGCTGTGAAGAAAGGAATTGAGAAAACCGTGCAGGGTTTAGTTGATGAGCTCGAAAAGAAGGCTAGGCCAGTCAAGGGCCGGGATGATATTAAAG CTATTGCCTCCATCTCTGCTGGGAATGATGAGATAATTGGGACAATGATTGCTGATGCTATTGACAAGGTTGGACCAGATGGCGTTCTGTCCATTGAGTCATCATCCTCCTTTGAGACCACTGTCGATGTAGAAGAAGGAATGGAG ATTGACAGAGGATATATCTCTCCGCAATTTGTCACAAACCCCGAGAAGCTGACTGTTGAGTTTGAGAATGCTAGGGTATTAGTTACAGACCAGAAGATCTCAGCAATCAAGGATATCATTCCTTTGTTAGAGAAAACCACCCAGTTGAGGGCACCTTTGCTCATTATTGCTGAAGATGTCACTGGAGAAGCTTTGGCAACCCTCGTTGTAAACAAGCTCCGAGGTGTCGTAAATGTGGCAGCCATCAAAGCCCCTGGATTTGGAGAACGGAGGAAAGCTGTTCTTCAAGATATTGCCATTTTGACTG GGGCTGAGTATCAAGCTACTGATTTGGGATTGCGCGTGGAAGACACTGATATTGACCAGCTGGGTATTGCTAGAAAAATAACCATCTCCAAGGACTCGACAACAGTAATTGCCGATGCTGCATCTAAGGATGAGCTGCTGGCTAGAGTTGCTCAACTTAAACGGGAGCTTTCTGAGACTGATTCTGTTTACGACTCTGAGAAACTTGCTGAGAGAATTGCCAAGCTGTCTGGTGGTGTTGCTGTTATCAAAGTTGGTGCTGCGACAGAGACTGAGCTTGAGGACCGCAAGCTCCGTATTGAAGATGCCAAAAATGCAACATTTGCTGCCATTGAGGAAGGAATCGTGCCCGGTGGAGGAGCTGCATTGGTGCATCTCTCAAATTTCGTCCCAGAGATCAAGGACAAGCTTGAAGATGCTGATGAGCGACTTGGTGCTGATATCATACAAAAG GCTTTAGTAGCACCGGCAGCTTTAATTGCCCAAAATGCTGGTGTGGAAGGAGAAGTAGTTGTGGAGAAAGTGAGGGCCAATGAATGGGAGTTTGGTTACAATGCACTTACTGATTCGTACGAGAACTTGGTAGAATCTGGAGTGATTGACCCAGCCAAGGTGACGAGATGTGCCCTGCAAAACGCAGCATCAGTTGCTGGAATGGTGCTCACAACGCAAGCCATTGTGGTCGAGAAAGCCAAGCCTAAGGCAGCAGCCGCTGCCGGTCAGCCACCTGCAGGCAGCTATGCAGTCTAA
- the LOC121762585 gene encoding uncharacterized protein LOC121762585 isoform X1: MIQLATLYRNFKVETFYKVSALHKMVQKCYEDRLQARPKHDSALKTLSPKMIELLDELAMVEKEISRLENQINLLKAEPEHNKRVHTHPALQEWELANQRSIQQEAPLAQDPCNISKRSNEKATSFEMKALHFITKAIKGDYKLSDFTHNDKAINSKRFKENTVNNNKPSKRGPLLRRPSPSRHPTPKRDQALVMSTPLHPEEDSIHKWSPNKLSENIMRCLIFIYLRLLRTSRTVELEKPIARSTDFSLSFRAETSSAGLVFPKDSRQQDPYGIFDSKESLIRDIGTYKNLVRFTSTSMDLKCIQNSACIPLFQKLKTLMDGLEKVDLRFLSHRQKLAFWINMYNACIMHGYLQYGISSASSPEKMLKLINQATLNIAGNSINAQTIERSILRKPANSQEKQILGGKEMMLHDLYGLKSSDPNIIFALCCATRSSPAVKIYTAEGVTGELERSKLEYLQASIVVTSTKKIALPELLLRNMFDFGQDMGSLVEWLCQQLPASGSLRKSIVDCFKQVNGGRASAVVEMLPYDFEFQYLFSL; encoded by the exons ATGATTCAACTAGCAACCTTATACAGAAATTTCAAAGTTGAAACATTCTATAAGGTTTCTGCACTCCACAAAATGGTGCAAAAATGCTATGAAGATCGACTGCAGGCGCGTCCAAAACATGACTCTGCTCTCAAAACTCTCTCCCCAAAA ATGATAGAGCTacttgatgagttagcaatggTGGAGAAGGAGATAAGTCGACTAGAGAATCAAATCAACTTGCTCAAAGCAGAACCAGAACACAACAAACGAGTCCATACACATCCAGCTTTGCAAGAATGGGAGCTTGCAAATCAGAGAAGCATCCAGCAGGAAGCACCACTTGCACAAGATCCTTGCAACATCAGCAAGAGGTCTAATGAGAAGGCGACGTCGTTTGAGATGAAGGCCCTCCATTTCATCACCAAGGCCATTAAAGGAGACTACAAGCTGAGTGACTTCACCCACAATGACAAAGCCATAAACTCAAAGAGATTCAAGGAAAACACGGTAAACAATAATAAGCCCTCCAAGAGAGGCCCTTTGCTGAGGCGGCCATCTCCATCGAGGCATCCAACACCAAAG AGGGACCAGGCTCTTGTGATGTCAACTCCTTTGCATCCAGAGGAAGACAGCATCCACAAATGGTCACCAAACAAGCTATCTGAGAACATAATGAGGTGTCTCATCTTCATCTACTTGAGGCTGCTCCGGACATCTAGAACTGTGGAACTAGAGAAGCCTATTGCTCGGTCCACAGACTTCTCACTTAGCTTCAGGGCTGAAACAAGCTCAGCTGGCCTTGTCTTCCCAAAAGACTCGCGGCAGCAAGATCCTTATGGAATCTTTGATTCCAAAGAATCTTTGATTAGGGATATAGGGACTTACAAGAATTTGGTTAGATTCACATCAACCTCCATGGATCTCAAATGCATTCAGAATTCTGCTTGCATTCCTTTGTTCCAGAAATTGAA GACTTTGATGGATGGTCTCGAGAAAGTGGATTTGAGGTTCTTGAGCCATAGACAGAAGCTAGCCTTTTGGATCAACATGTACAACGCTTGCATCATGCAT GGATATCTTCAATATGGAATTTCCTCTGCTTCTAGCCCTGAGAAGATGCTAAAACTTATCAACCAG GCAACTCTTAACATTGCTGGCAACTCAATCAACGCTCAAACAATCGAACGCAGTATTCTAAGAAAACCAGCTAATTCACAAGAAAAACAG ATACTTGGTGGTAAAGAGATGATGCTTCACGACCTCTACGGCCTCAAATCCTCGGATCCAAACATCATATTCGCCTTATGCTGTGCCACTCGTTCTTCTCCAGCG GTGAAGATATACACAGCAGAGGGCGTGACAGGTGAATTAGAGCGATCGAAGCTCGAATATCTGCAAGCTTCGATAGTTGTGACAAGCACCAAAAAAATAGCACTTCCTGAGCTTCTGCTGCGGAATATGTTCGATTTCGGACAAGACATGGGCTCGCTGGTGGAGTGGCTTTGCCAGCAGTTGCCGGCATCGGGGTCTCTCAGAAAATCGATCGTCGATTGCTTCAAGCAAGTTAACGGCGGCAGGGCGTCGGCCGTGGTGGAGATGTTGCCTTATGACTTTGAGTTTCAGTACTTGTTCTCTCTGTGA
- the LOC121762585 gene encoding uncharacterized protein LOC121762585 isoform X2 — protein sequence MVQKCYEDRLQARPKHDSALKTLSPKMIELLDELAMVEKEISRLENQINLLKAEPEHNKRVHTHPALQEWELANQRSIQQEAPLAQDPCNISKRSNEKATSFEMKALHFITKAIKGDYKLSDFTHNDKAINSKRFKENTVNNNKPSKRGPLLRRPSPSRHPTPKRDQALVMSTPLHPEEDSIHKWSPNKLSENIMRCLIFIYLRLLRTSRTVELEKPIARSTDFSLSFRAETSSAGLVFPKDSRQQDPYGIFDSKESLIRDIGTYKNLVRFTSTSMDLKCIQNSACIPLFQKLKTLMDGLEKVDLRFLSHRQKLAFWINMYNACIMHGYLQYGISSASSPEKMLKLINQATLNIAGNSINAQTIERSILRKPANSQEKQILGGKEMMLHDLYGLKSSDPNIIFALCCATRSSPAVKIYTAEGVTGELERSKLEYLQASIVVTSTKKIALPELLLRNMFDFGQDMGSLVEWLCQQLPASGSLRKSIVDCFKQVNGGRASAVVEMLPYDFEFQYLFSL from the exons ATGGTGCAAAAATGCTATGAAGATCGACTGCAGGCGCGTCCAAAACATGACTCTGCTCTCAAAACTCTCTCCCCAAAA ATGATAGAGCTacttgatgagttagcaatggTGGAGAAGGAGATAAGTCGACTAGAGAATCAAATCAACTTGCTCAAAGCAGAACCAGAACACAACAAACGAGTCCATACACATCCAGCTTTGCAAGAATGGGAGCTTGCAAATCAGAGAAGCATCCAGCAGGAAGCACCACTTGCACAAGATCCTTGCAACATCAGCAAGAGGTCTAATGAGAAGGCGACGTCGTTTGAGATGAAGGCCCTCCATTTCATCACCAAGGCCATTAAAGGAGACTACAAGCTGAGTGACTTCACCCACAATGACAAAGCCATAAACTCAAAGAGATTCAAGGAAAACACGGTAAACAATAATAAGCCCTCCAAGAGAGGCCCTTTGCTGAGGCGGCCATCTCCATCGAGGCATCCAACACCAAAG AGGGACCAGGCTCTTGTGATGTCAACTCCTTTGCATCCAGAGGAAGACAGCATCCACAAATGGTCACCAAACAAGCTATCTGAGAACATAATGAGGTGTCTCATCTTCATCTACTTGAGGCTGCTCCGGACATCTAGAACTGTGGAACTAGAGAAGCCTATTGCTCGGTCCACAGACTTCTCACTTAGCTTCAGGGCTGAAACAAGCTCAGCTGGCCTTGTCTTCCCAAAAGACTCGCGGCAGCAAGATCCTTATGGAATCTTTGATTCCAAAGAATCTTTGATTAGGGATATAGGGACTTACAAGAATTTGGTTAGATTCACATCAACCTCCATGGATCTCAAATGCATTCAGAATTCTGCTTGCATTCCTTTGTTCCAGAAATTGAA GACTTTGATGGATGGTCTCGAGAAAGTGGATTTGAGGTTCTTGAGCCATAGACAGAAGCTAGCCTTTTGGATCAACATGTACAACGCTTGCATCATGCAT GGATATCTTCAATATGGAATTTCCTCTGCTTCTAGCCCTGAGAAGATGCTAAAACTTATCAACCAG GCAACTCTTAACATTGCTGGCAACTCAATCAACGCTCAAACAATCGAACGCAGTATTCTAAGAAAACCAGCTAATTCACAAGAAAAACAG ATACTTGGTGGTAAAGAGATGATGCTTCACGACCTCTACGGCCTCAAATCCTCGGATCCAAACATCATATTCGCCTTATGCTGTGCCACTCGTTCTTCTCCAGCG GTGAAGATATACACAGCAGAGGGCGTGACAGGTGAATTAGAGCGATCGAAGCTCGAATATCTGCAAGCTTCGATAGTTGTGACAAGCACCAAAAAAATAGCACTTCCTGAGCTTCTGCTGCGGAATATGTTCGATTTCGGACAAGACATGGGCTCGCTGGTGGAGTGGCTTTGCCAGCAGTTGCCGGCATCGGGGTCTCTCAGAAAATCGATCGTCGATTGCTTCAAGCAAGTTAACGGCGGCAGGGCGTCGGCCGTGGTGGAGATGTTGCCTTATGACTTTGAGTTTCAGTACTTGTTCTCTCTGTGA
- the LOC121762585 gene encoding uncharacterized protein LOC121762585 isoform X3, translating to MKIDCRRVQNMTLLSKLSPQKQMIELLDELAMVEKEISRLENQINLLKAEPEHNKRVHTHPALQEWELANQRSIQQEAPLAQDPCNISKRSNEKATSFEMKALHFITKAIKGDYKLSDFTHNDKAINSKRFKENTVNNNKPSKRGPLLRRPSPSRHPTPKRDQALVMSTPLHPEEDSIHKWSPNKLSENIMRCLIFIYLRLLRTSRTVELEKPIARSTDFSLSFRAETSSAGLVFPKDSRQQDPYGIFDSKESLIRDIGTYKNLVRFTSTSMDLKCIQNSACIPLFQKLKTLMDGLEKVDLRFLSHRQKLAFWINMYNACIMHGYLQYGISSASSPEKMLKLINQATLNIAGNSINAQTIERSILRKPANSQEKQILGGKEMMLHDLYGLKSSDPNIIFALCCATRSSPAVKIYTAEGVTGELERSKLEYLQASIVVTSTKKIALPELLLRNMFDFGQDMGSLVEWLCQQLPASGSLRKSIVDCFKQVNGGRASAVVEMLPYDFEFQYLFSL from the exons ATGAAGATCGACTGCAGGCGCGTCCAAAACATGACTCTGCTCTCAAAACTCTCTCCCCAAAA ACAGATGATAGAGCTacttgatgagttagcaatggTGGAGAAGGAGATAAGTCGACTAGAGAATCAAATCAACTTGCTCAAAGCAGAACCAGAACACAACAAACGAGTCCATACACATCCAGCTTTGCAAGAATGGGAGCTTGCAAATCAGAGAAGCATCCAGCAGGAAGCACCACTTGCACAAGATCCTTGCAACATCAGCAAGAGGTCTAATGAGAAGGCGACGTCGTTTGAGATGAAGGCCCTCCATTTCATCACCAAGGCCATTAAAGGAGACTACAAGCTGAGTGACTTCACCCACAATGACAAAGCCATAAACTCAAAGAGATTCAAGGAAAACACGGTAAACAATAATAAGCCCTCCAAGAGAGGCCCTTTGCTGAGGCGGCCATCTCCATCGAGGCATCCAACACCAAAG AGGGACCAGGCTCTTGTGATGTCAACTCCTTTGCATCCAGAGGAAGACAGCATCCACAAATGGTCACCAAACAAGCTATCTGAGAACATAATGAGGTGTCTCATCTTCATCTACTTGAGGCTGCTCCGGACATCTAGAACTGTGGAACTAGAGAAGCCTATTGCTCGGTCCACAGACTTCTCACTTAGCTTCAGGGCTGAAACAAGCTCAGCTGGCCTTGTCTTCCCAAAAGACTCGCGGCAGCAAGATCCTTATGGAATCTTTGATTCCAAAGAATCTTTGATTAGGGATATAGGGACTTACAAGAATTTGGTTAGATTCACATCAACCTCCATGGATCTCAAATGCATTCAGAATTCTGCTTGCATTCCTTTGTTCCAGAAATTGAA GACTTTGATGGATGGTCTCGAGAAAGTGGATTTGAGGTTCTTGAGCCATAGACAGAAGCTAGCCTTTTGGATCAACATGTACAACGCTTGCATCATGCAT GGATATCTTCAATATGGAATTTCCTCTGCTTCTAGCCCTGAGAAGATGCTAAAACTTATCAACCAG GCAACTCTTAACATTGCTGGCAACTCAATCAACGCTCAAACAATCGAACGCAGTATTCTAAGAAAACCAGCTAATTCACAAGAAAAACAG ATACTTGGTGGTAAAGAGATGATGCTTCACGACCTCTACGGCCTCAAATCCTCGGATCCAAACATCATATTCGCCTTATGCTGTGCCACTCGTTCTTCTCCAGCG GTGAAGATATACACAGCAGAGGGCGTGACAGGTGAATTAGAGCGATCGAAGCTCGAATATCTGCAAGCTTCGATAGTTGTGACAAGCACCAAAAAAATAGCACTTCCTGAGCTTCTGCTGCGGAATATGTTCGATTTCGGACAAGACATGGGCTCGCTGGTGGAGTGGCTTTGCCAGCAGTTGCCGGCATCGGGGTCTCTCAGAAAATCGATCGTCGATTGCTTCAAGCAAGTTAACGGCGGCAGGGCGTCGGCCGTGGTGGAGATGTTGCCTTATGACTTTGAGTTTCAGTACTTGTTCTCTCTGTGA
- the LOC121762585 gene encoding uncharacterized protein LOC121762585 isoform X4, with protein MIELLDELAMVEKEISRLENQINLLKAEPEHNKRVHTHPALQEWELANQRSIQQEAPLAQDPCNISKRSNEKATSFEMKALHFITKAIKGDYKLSDFTHNDKAINSKRFKENTVNNNKPSKRGPLLRRPSPSRHPTPKRDQALVMSTPLHPEEDSIHKWSPNKLSENIMRCLIFIYLRLLRTSRTVELEKPIARSTDFSLSFRAETSSAGLVFPKDSRQQDPYGIFDSKESLIRDIGTYKNLVRFTSTSMDLKCIQNSACIPLFQKLKTLMDGLEKVDLRFLSHRQKLAFWINMYNACIMHGYLQYGISSASSPEKMLKLINQATLNIAGNSINAQTIERSILRKPANSQEKQILGGKEMMLHDLYGLKSSDPNIIFALCCATRSSPAVKIYTAEGVTGELERSKLEYLQASIVVTSTKKIALPELLLRNMFDFGQDMGSLVEWLCQQLPASGSLRKSIVDCFKQVNGGRASAVVEMLPYDFEFQYLFSL; from the exons ATGATAGAGCTacttgatgagttagcaatggTGGAGAAGGAGATAAGTCGACTAGAGAATCAAATCAACTTGCTCAAAGCAGAACCAGAACACAACAAACGAGTCCATACACATCCAGCTTTGCAAGAATGGGAGCTTGCAAATCAGAGAAGCATCCAGCAGGAAGCACCACTTGCACAAGATCCTTGCAACATCAGCAAGAGGTCTAATGAGAAGGCGACGTCGTTTGAGATGAAGGCCCTCCATTTCATCACCAAGGCCATTAAAGGAGACTACAAGCTGAGTGACTTCACCCACAATGACAAAGCCATAAACTCAAAGAGATTCAAGGAAAACACGGTAAACAATAATAAGCCCTCCAAGAGAGGCCCTTTGCTGAGGCGGCCATCTCCATCGAGGCATCCAACACCAAAG AGGGACCAGGCTCTTGTGATGTCAACTCCTTTGCATCCAGAGGAAGACAGCATCCACAAATGGTCACCAAACAAGCTATCTGAGAACATAATGAGGTGTCTCATCTTCATCTACTTGAGGCTGCTCCGGACATCTAGAACTGTGGAACTAGAGAAGCCTATTGCTCGGTCCACAGACTTCTCACTTAGCTTCAGGGCTGAAACAAGCTCAGCTGGCCTTGTCTTCCCAAAAGACTCGCGGCAGCAAGATCCTTATGGAATCTTTGATTCCAAAGAATCTTTGATTAGGGATATAGGGACTTACAAGAATTTGGTTAGATTCACATCAACCTCCATGGATCTCAAATGCATTCAGAATTCTGCTTGCATTCCTTTGTTCCAGAAATTGAA GACTTTGATGGATGGTCTCGAGAAAGTGGATTTGAGGTTCTTGAGCCATAGACAGAAGCTAGCCTTTTGGATCAACATGTACAACGCTTGCATCATGCAT GGATATCTTCAATATGGAATTTCCTCTGCTTCTAGCCCTGAGAAGATGCTAAAACTTATCAACCAG GCAACTCTTAACATTGCTGGCAACTCAATCAACGCTCAAACAATCGAACGCAGTATTCTAAGAAAACCAGCTAATTCACAAGAAAAACAG ATACTTGGTGGTAAAGAGATGATGCTTCACGACCTCTACGGCCTCAAATCCTCGGATCCAAACATCATATTCGCCTTATGCTGTGCCACTCGTTCTTCTCCAGCG GTGAAGATATACACAGCAGAGGGCGTGACAGGTGAATTAGAGCGATCGAAGCTCGAATATCTGCAAGCTTCGATAGTTGTGACAAGCACCAAAAAAATAGCACTTCCTGAGCTTCTGCTGCGGAATATGTTCGATTTCGGACAAGACATGGGCTCGCTGGTGGAGTGGCTTTGCCAGCAGTTGCCGGCATCGGGGTCTCTCAGAAAATCGATCGTCGATTGCTTCAAGCAAGTTAACGGCGGCAGGGCGTCGGCCGTGGTGGAGATGTTGCCTTATGACTTTGAGTTTCAGTACTTGTTCTCTCTGTGA
- the LOC121773023 gene encoding kiwellin-like, with amino-acid sequence MWLCFPQSTLLVLIISFFSFYLAISPGNAQSSCNGPCKTLDDCAGQLICINGKCSDDPDVGSHTCGGGGSGGGGGGGQCSPSGTLHCGGKSYPQYTCSPPISSSTAAKLTWNDFSEGGDGGGPAECDDRYHDNSESVVALSTGWYAGRSRCGRQIRIVAQNGRSTTAKVVDESDSMYGCDKEHEGQPPCDNNIVDGSDAVWKALGLDVDVGVVPVTWSMT; translated from the exons ATGTGGTTATGCTTCCCACAATCTACATTGCtagttttaataatttcatttttcagtttCTATCTAgctatttc CCCTGGAAATGCGCAATCTTCCTGCAATGGCCCATGCAAAACCCTTGACGACTGCGCCGGCCAATTAATCTGCATCAACGGGAAGTGCAGCGACGACCCAGACGTCGGAAGTCATACCTGTGGCGGAGGAGGgagtggaggaggaggagggggagggcAATGCAGTCCTTCCGGCACGCTTCACTGCGGTGGAAAATCGTACCCTCAGTACACATGCTCTCCGCCCATCTCCTCCTCCACAGCGGCGAAACTCACCTGGAACGACTTCAGCGAGGGCGGCGATGGCGGAGGTCCGGCGGAGTGCGACGATCGGTACCACGACAACAGCGAGAGCGTAGTAGCGTTGTCGACAGGGTGGTACGCCGGCAGGTCGAG GTGCGGGAGGCAGATACGCATCGTGGCGCAAAACGGACGGAGCACGACGGCGAAGGTGGTGGACGAGAGCGACTCGATGTACGGCTGCGATAAGGAGCACGAGGGGCAGCCGCCCTGCGACAACAACATCGTTGACGGCTCCGATGCCGTTTGGAAGGCTCTGGGTCTCGATGTTGACGTTGGCGTCGTACCCGTCACCTGGTCCATGACATGA